The Anaerotignum faecicola genome segment TCAGGCGGCAGGACACATCAAGTCCCGCCACGTCATCCCCTTCTCTGAATTCCTTTGCTTCACGCCTGCAAAATACTTTCAGCCGTTCCAGCTTATTTAAGGCAAGTTCCGCCCGCGCGCCATTGCGAATCACCATGGCGCACTCGAAATTCATTTCCTGAATCTGCTTCAGACAGGTACCGGCATCCGGTATAACCGAAAGCGA includes the following:
- a CDS encoding FAD-binding protein, which encodes SLSVIPDAGTCLKQIQEMNFECAMVIRNGARAELALNKLERLKVFCRREAKEFREGDDVAGLDVSCRLTAALYLSECLMKAVLLRKESRGSHYRWDYPEKKEKFSKRILSVWDDGVKTGWE